A stretch of Henckelia pumila isolate YLH828 chromosome 4, ASM3356847v2, whole genome shotgun sequence DNA encodes these proteins:
- the LOC140863413 gene encoding probable E3 ubiquitin-protein ligase ARI2 isoform X3, whose translation MEEEDYYVSGDSEEEEEEDYYSPDRDEESLDELENDDAVAPWNPSKTSSSKVITKESLLGAQREDLRRVMELLSVREHHARTLLIHYRWDVEKLIAVYVEKGKSCLFEAAGVTLVEILDPESSSAVMCIICMDDIPAKDVTKMDCGHSFCNNCWTEYFFVKINEGQSKRVRCMAYKCNAICDESVIRKLVNIRHPDLAQKFDRFLLESYIEDNKMVKWCPSVPHCGNAIRVENDEYCEVECSCGLQFCFSCLSETHSPCSCLIWELWTKKCRDESETVNWMTVHTKPCPNCHKPVEKNGGCNLVSCVCGQPFCWLCGGATGRDHTWSNIANHSCGRYKEDTEKDAERAKRDLYRYMHYHNRYKAHTDSFKQESCLKETIKEKVSSLEARDLNFRDFSWVTNGLYRLFRSRRALSYSYPFAFYMFGDELFKNEMTNGKREIKQHLFEDQQQQLESNVEKLSKFLEEPFHEYSEEQVMQIRMQVINLSVITDNLCKKMYECIENDLLGSLQFTIHTIAPYLSKGIEKAEELSVEWSTQAPYNDKCQKTADEFNDGVLEMERIQGYIM comes from the exons ATGGAGGAGGAGGATTATTATGTGAGCGGTGACAGCGAggaggaagaggaagaggatTACTACTCGCCCGATCGAGACGAAGAATCTCTTGATGAACTTGAGAATGACGATGCAGTTGCTCCGTGGAACCCTTCCAAAACCTCTTCTTCCAAG GTTATCACCAAAGAATCTCTGTTGGGGGCACAG AGGGAAGACTTGAGAAGAGTAATGGAATTGTTGTCAGTGAGAGAACACCATGCCAGAACCCTTCTTATTCATTACCGATGGGATGTTGAAAaattaattgcagtttatgttGAAAAGGGGAAATCTTGCTTGTTTGAAGCAGCAGGGGTTACTTTGGTTGAAATTTTGGACCCGGAATCTTCTTCTGCAGTGATGTGCATTATATGCATGGATGACATACCTGCAAAAGATGTGACCAAAATGGACTGTGGTCATTCCTTTTGCAACAATT GTTGGACGGAATACTTCTTTGTCAAAATAAACGAGGGGCAAAGCAAGCGCGTCAGGTGTATGGCCTACAAATGCAATGCTATCTGTGATGAGTCAGTTATTAGAAAATTGGTTAACATAAGACACCCTGATTTGGCACAGAAATTTGATAGATTTCTTCTGGAGTCGTACATAGAAGATAACAAAATGGTGAAGTGGTGTCCCAGTGTGCCCCACTGTGGCAATGCAATACGGGTAGAAAATGATGAATATTGTGAGGTTGAATGTTCTTGTGGTTTACAATTCTGTTTCAGTTGCTTATCTGAAACACATTCCCCTTGTTCCTGCTTGATTTGGGAGCTATGGACGAAGAAATGCCGAGATGAATCTGAGACAGTCAATTGGATGACTGTACACACAAAACCTTGCCCAAATTGTCACAAACCAGTGGAGAAGAATGGTGGTTGTAATTTAGTTTCTTGCGTATGTGGGCAACCATTTTG TTGGCTGTGTGGTGGAGCTACAGGCCGAGACCATACTTGGTCCAATATTGCTAATCACAGCTGTGGTCGCTACAAAGAAGATACTGAGAAGGATGCTGAGCGTGCTAAGCGAGATCTTTATCGATATATGCATTATCATAATCGTTATAAAGCTCATACGGACTCCTTTAAGCAGGAATCTTGCCTGAAGGAGACCATAAAGGAAAAGGTGTCGAGTTTGGAGGCAAGGGACTTAAACTTTAGAGATTTCAGTTGGGTCACCAATGGGCTTTACCGACTATTCAGATCAAGACGAGCGCTTTCATATTCTTATCCATTCGCATTCTATATGTTTGGTGATGAGTTATTTAAGAATGAGATGACAAATGGCAAAAGGGAAATAAAACAGCATCTATTTGAGGACCAGCAGCAGCAGCTAGAGTCAAATGTCGAAAAGCTATCCAAGTTTCTTGAGGAACCGTTTCACGAGTATTCCGAGGAACAAGTGATGCAAATAAGGATGCAGGTCATCAATCTGTCCGTGATCACTGATAACCTCTGCAAAAAAAT GTATGAATGCATTGAGAATGATTTACTGGGTTCACTTCAGTTTACAATCCATACTATAGCTCCATACCTGTCAAAAGGCATTGAGAAGGCGGAGGAGCTGTCGGTTGAATGGAGTACCCAAGCACCGTACAATGATAAATGTCAAAAGACGGCTGATGAGTTTAATG ATGGCGTTTTAGAGATGGAAAGAATACAAGGTTACATCATGTGA
- the LOC140863413 gene encoding probable E3 ubiquitin-protein ligase ARI2 isoform X1: MEEEDYYVSGDSEEEEEEDYYSPDRDEESLDELENDDAVAPWNPSKTSSSKVITKESLLGAQREDLRRVMELLSVREHHARTLLIHYRWDVEKLIAVYVEKGKSCLFEAAGVTLVEILDPESSSAVMCIICMDDIPAKDVTKMDCGHSFCNNCWTEYFFVKINEGQSKRVRCMAYKCNAICDESVIRKLVNIRHPDLAQKFDRFLLESYIEDNKMVKWCPSVPHCGNAIRVENDEYCEVECSCGLQFCFSCLSETHSPCSCLIWELWTKKCRDESETVNWMTVHTKPCPNCHKPVEKNGGCNLVSCVCGQPFCWLCGGATGRDHTWSNIANHSCGRYKEDTEKDAERAKRDLYRYMHYHNRYKAHTDSFKQESCLKETIKEKVSSLEARDLNFRDFSWVTNGLYRLFRSRRALSYSYPFAFYMFGDELFKNEMTNGKREIKQHLFEDQQQQLESNVEKLSKFLEEPFHEYSEEQVMQIRMQVINLSVITDNLCKKMYECIENDLLGSLQFTIHTIAPYLSKGIEKAEELSVEWSTQAPYNDKCQKTADEFNGDVIDISQASVSGTSDESSQASRKRPRQGSSTGSLFDLNLPAEGSSPN; this comes from the exons ATGGAGGAGGAGGATTATTATGTGAGCGGTGACAGCGAggaggaagaggaagaggatTACTACTCGCCCGATCGAGACGAAGAATCTCTTGATGAACTTGAGAATGACGATGCAGTTGCTCCGTGGAACCCTTCCAAAACCTCTTCTTCCAAG GTTATCACCAAAGAATCTCTGTTGGGGGCACAG AGGGAAGACTTGAGAAGAGTAATGGAATTGTTGTCAGTGAGAGAACACCATGCCAGAACCCTTCTTATTCATTACCGATGGGATGTTGAAAaattaattgcagtttatgttGAAAAGGGGAAATCTTGCTTGTTTGAAGCAGCAGGGGTTACTTTGGTTGAAATTTTGGACCCGGAATCTTCTTCTGCAGTGATGTGCATTATATGCATGGATGACATACCTGCAAAAGATGTGACCAAAATGGACTGTGGTCATTCCTTTTGCAACAATT GTTGGACGGAATACTTCTTTGTCAAAATAAACGAGGGGCAAAGCAAGCGCGTCAGGTGTATGGCCTACAAATGCAATGCTATCTGTGATGAGTCAGTTATTAGAAAATTGGTTAACATAAGACACCCTGATTTGGCACAGAAATTTGATAGATTTCTTCTGGAGTCGTACATAGAAGATAACAAAATGGTGAAGTGGTGTCCCAGTGTGCCCCACTGTGGCAATGCAATACGGGTAGAAAATGATGAATATTGTGAGGTTGAATGTTCTTGTGGTTTACAATTCTGTTTCAGTTGCTTATCTGAAACACATTCCCCTTGTTCCTGCTTGATTTGGGAGCTATGGACGAAGAAATGCCGAGATGAATCTGAGACAGTCAATTGGATGACTGTACACACAAAACCTTGCCCAAATTGTCACAAACCAGTGGAGAAGAATGGTGGTTGTAATTTAGTTTCTTGCGTATGTGGGCAACCATTTTG TTGGCTGTGTGGTGGAGCTACAGGCCGAGACCATACTTGGTCCAATATTGCTAATCACAGCTGTGGTCGCTACAAAGAAGATACTGAGAAGGATGCTGAGCGTGCTAAGCGAGATCTTTATCGATATATGCATTATCATAATCGTTATAAAGCTCATACGGACTCCTTTAAGCAGGAATCTTGCCTGAAGGAGACCATAAAGGAAAAGGTGTCGAGTTTGGAGGCAAGGGACTTAAACTTTAGAGATTTCAGTTGGGTCACCAATGGGCTTTACCGACTATTCAGATCAAGACGAGCGCTTTCATATTCTTATCCATTCGCATTCTATATGTTTGGTGATGAGTTATTTAAGAATGAGATGACAAATGGCAAAAGGGAAATAAAACAGCATCTATTTGAGGACCAGCAGCAGCAGCTAGAGTCAAATGTCGAAAAGCTATCCAAGTTTCTTGAGGAACCGTTTCACGAGTATTCCGAGGAACAAGTGATGCAAATAAGGATGCAGGTCATCAATCTGTCCGTGATCACTGATAACCTCTGCAAAAAAAT GTATGAATGCATTGAGAATGATTTACTGGGTTCACTTCAGTTTACAATCCATACTATAGCTCCATACCTGTCAAAAGGCATTGAGAAGGCGGAGGAGCTGTCGGTTGAATGGAGTACCCAAGCACCGTACAATGATAAATGTCAAAAGACGGCTGATGAGTTTAATG GAGATGTTATAGATATATCCCAAGCATCAGTATCTGGGACTTCAGATGAGAGTTCACAGGCTTCACGGAAACGTCCTAGACAAGGTAGTTCCACCGGCAGTCTCTTTGATCTCAACTTGCCTGCAGAGGGTTCATCACCGAATTGA
- the LOC140863413 gene encoding probable E3 ubiquitin-protein ligase ARI2 isoform X4, which produces MEEEDYYVSGDSEEEEEEDYYSPDRDEESLDELENDDAVAPWNPSKTSSSKVITKESLLGAQREDLRRVMELLSVREHHARTLLIHYRWDVEKLIAVYVEKGKSCLFEAAGVTLVEILDPESSSAVMCIICMDDIPAKDVTKMDCGHSFCNNCWTEYFFVKINEGQSKRVRCMAYKCNAICDESVIRKLVNIRHPDLAQKFDRFLLESYIEDNKMVKWCPSVPHCGNAIRVENDEYCEVECSCGLQFCFSCLSETHSPCSCLIWELWTKKCRDESETVNWMTVHTKPCPNCHKPVEKNGGCNLVSCVCGQPFCWLCGGATGRDHTWSNIANHSCGRYKEDTEKDAERAKRDLYRYMHYHNRYKAHTDSFKQESCLKETIKEKVSSLEARDLNFRDFSWVTNGLYRLFRSRRALSYSYPFAFYMFGDELFKNEMTNGKREIKQHLFEDQQQQLESNVEKLSKFLEEPFHEYSEEQVMQIRMQVINLSVITDNLCKKMYECIENDLLGSLQFTIHTIAPYLSKGIEKAEELSVEWSTQAPYNDKCQKTADEFNEGYLQCAF; this is translated from the exons ATGGAGGAGGAGGATTATTATGTGAGCGGTGACAGCGAggaggaagaggaagaggatTACTACTCGCCCGATCGAGACGAAGAATCTCTTGATGAACTTGAGAATGACGATGCAGTTGCTCCGTGGAACCCTTCCAAAACCTCTTCTTCCAAG GTTATCACCAAAGAATCTCTGTTGGGGGCACAG AGGGAAGACTTGAGAAGAGTAATGGAATTGTTGTCAGTGAGAGAACACCATGCCAGAACCCTTCTTATTCATTACCGATGGGATGTTGAAAaattaattgcagtttatgttGAAAAGGGGAAATCTTGCTTGTTTGAAGCAGCAGGGGTTACTTTGGTTGAAATTTTGGACCCGGAATCTTCTTCTGCAGTGATGTGCATTATATGCATGGATGACATACCTGCAAAAGATGTGACCAAAATGGACTGTGGTCATTCCTTTTGCAACAATT GTTGGACGGAATACTTCTTTGTCAAAATAAACGAGGGGCAAAGCAAGCGCGTCAGGTGTATGGCCTACAAATGCAATGCTATCTGTGATGAGTCAGTTATTAGAAAATTGGTTAACATAAGACACCCTGATTTGGCACAGAAATTTGATAGATTTCTTCTGGAGTCGTACATAGAAGATAACAAAATGGTGAAGTGGTGTCCCAGTGTGCCCCACTGTGGCAATGCAATACGGGTAGAAAATGATGAATATTGTGAGGTTGAATGTTCTTGTGGTTTACAATTCTGTTTCAGTTGCTTATCTGAAACACATTCCCCTTGTTCCTGCTTGATTTGGGAGCTATGGACGAAGAAATGCCGAGATGAATCTGAGACAGTCAATTGGATGACTGTACACACAAAACCTTGCCCAAATTGTCACAAACCAGTGGAGAAGAATGGTGGTTGTAATTTAGTTTCTTGCGTATGTGGGCAACCATTTTG TTGGCTGTGTGGTGGAGCTACAGGCCGAGACCATACTTGGTCCAATATTGCTAATCACAGCTGTGGTCGCTACAAAGAAGATACTGAGAAGGATGCTGAGCGTGCTAAGCGAGATCTTTATCGATATATGCATTATCATAATCGTTATAAAGCTCATACGGACTCCTTTAAGCAGGAATCTTGCCTGAAGGAGACCATAAAGGAAAAGGTGTCGAGTTTGGAGGCAAGGGACTTAAACTTTAGAGATTTCAGTTGGGTCACCAATGGGCTTTACCGACTATTCAGATCAAGACGAGCGCTTTCATATTCTTATCCATTCGCATTCTATATGTTTGGTGATGAGTTATTTAAGAATGAGATGACAAATGGCAAAAGGGAAATAAAACAGCATCTATTTGAGGACCAGCAGCAGCAGCTAGAGTCAAATGTCGAAAAGCTATCCAAGTTTCTTGAGGAACCGTTTCACGAGTATTCCGAGGAACAAGTGATGCAAATAAGGATGCAGGTCATCAATCTGTCCGTGATCACTGATAACCTCTGCAAAAAAAT GTATGAATGCATTGAGAATGATTTACTGGGTTCACTTCAGTTTACAATCCATACTATAGCTCCATACCTGTCAAAAGGCATTGAGAAGGCGGAGGAGCTGTCGGTTGAATGGAGTACCCAAGCACCGTACAATGATAAATGTCAAAAGACGGCTGATGAGTTTAATG AGGGCTACTTACAATGTGCTTTCTGA
- the LOC140863413 gene encoding probable E3 ubiquitin-protein ligase ARI2 isoform X2, translating into MEEEDYYVSGDSEEEEEEDYYSPDRDEESLDELENDDAVAPWNPSKTSSSKVITKESLLGAQREDLRRVMELLSVREHHARTLLIHYRWDVEKLIAVYVEKGKSCLFEAAGVTLVEILDPESSSAVMCIICMDDIPAKDVTKMDCGHSFCNNCWTEYFFVKINEGQSKRVRCMAYKCNAICDESVIRKLVNIRHPDLAQKFDRFLLESYIEDNKMVKWCPSVPHCGNAIRVENDEYCEVECSCGLQFCFSCLSETHSPCSCLIWELWTKKCRDESETVNWMTVHTKPCPNCHKPVEKNGGCNLVSCVCGQPFCWLCGGATGRDHTWSNIANHSCGRYKEDTEKDAERAKRDLYRYMHYHNRYKAHTDSFKQESCLKETIKEKVSSLEARDLNFRDFSWVTNGLYRLFRSRRALSYSYPFAFYMFGDELFKNEMTNGKREIKQHLFEDQQQQLESNVEKLSKFLEEPFHEYSEEQVMQIRMQVINLSVITDNLCKKMYECIENDLLGSLQFTIHTIAPYLSKGIEKAEELSVEWSTQAPYNDKCQKTADEFNDGVLEMERIQEGYLQCAF; encoded by the exons ATGGAGGAGGAGGATTATTATGTGAGCGGTGACAGCGAggaggaagaggaagaggatTACTACTCGCCCGATCGAGACGAAGAATCTCTTGATGAACTTGAGAATGACGATGCAGTTGCTCCGTGGAACCCTTCCAAAACCTCTTCTTCCAAG GTTATCACCAAAGAATCTCTGTTGGGGGCACAG AGGGAAGACTTGAGAAGAGTAATGGAATTGTTGTCAGTGAGAGAACACCATGCCAGAACCCTTCTTATTCATTACCGATGGGATGTTGAAAaattaattgcagtttatgttGAAAAGGGGAAATCTTGCTTGTTTGAAGCAGCAGGGGTTACTTTGGTTGAAATTTTGGACCCGGAATCTTCTTCTGCAGTGATGTGCATTATATGCATGGATGACATACCTGCAAAAGATGTGACCAAAATGGACTGTGGTCATTCCTTTTGCAACAATT GTTGGACGGAATACTTCTTTGTCAAAATAAACGAGGGGCAAAGCAAGCGCGTCAGGTGTATGGCCTACAAATGCAATGCTATCTGTGATGAGTCAGTTATTAGAAAATTGGTTAACATAAGACACCCTGATTTGGCACAGAAATTTGATAGATTTCTTCTGGAGTCGTACATAGAAGATAACAAAATGGTGAAGTGGTGTCCCAGTGTGCCCCACTGTGGCAATGCAATACGGGTAGAAAATGATGAATATTGTGAGGTTGAATGTTCTTGTGGTTTACAATTCTGTTTCAGTTGCTTATCTGAAACACATTCCCCTTGTTCCTGCTTGATTTGGGAGCTATGGACGAAGAAATGCCGAGATGAATCTGAGACAGTCAATTGGATGACTGTACACACAAAACCTTGCCCAAATTGTCACAAACCAGTGGAGAAGAATGGTGGTTGTAATTTAGTTTCTTGCGTATGTGGGCAACCATTTTG TTGGCTGTGTGGTGGAGCTACAGGCCGAGACCATACTTGGTCCAATATTGCTAATCACAGCTGTGGTCGCTACAAAGAAGATACTGAGAAGGATGCTGAGCGTGCTAAGCGAGATCTTTATCGATATATGCATTATCATAATCGTTATAAAGCTCATACGGACTCCTTTAAGCAGGAATCTTGCCTGAAGGAGACCATAAAGGAAAAGGTGTCGAGTTTGGAGGCAAGGGACTTAAACTTTAGAGATTTCAGTTGGGTCACCAATGGGCTTTACCGACTATTCAGATCAAGACGAGCGCTTTCATATTCTTATCCATTCGCATTCTATATGTTTGGTGATGAGTTATTTAAGAATGAGATGACAAATGGCAAAAGGGAAATAAAACAGCATCTATTTGAGGACCAGCAGCAGCAGCTAGAGTCAAATGTCGAAAAGCTATCCAAGTTTCTTGAGGAACCGTTTCACGAGTATTCCGAGGAACAAGTGATGCAAATAAGGATGCAGGTCATCAATCTGTCCGTGATCACTGATAACCTCTGCAAAAAAAT GTATGAATGCATTGAGAATGATTTACTGGGTTCACTTCAGTTTACAATCCATACTATAGCTCCATACCTGTCAAAAGGCATTGAGAAGGCGGAGGAGCTGTCGGTTGAATGGAGTACCCAAGCACCGTACAATGATAAATGTCAAAAGACGGCTGATGAGTTTAATG ATGGCGTTTTAGAGATGGAAAGAATACAAG AGGGCTACTTACAATGTGCTTTCTGA